One Streptomyces formicae genomic window, GCCCGGGTATCCGCCGCGTGCGGTACGGGTGTTGGAGCTGGCGCAGCGGGTCGGGCTGCTGGTTTCCCTGGCGTACGAGAACGGGCACGGCGGGGCCGTGAGCGCCTCGGAGATGGCCGCGCGGGGGCAGGCTCTGCGTCCGGTGGAGCGGACGGCCAGGCGGGCCCAGGTGGCCGCCTACAACGCGTACGTGGAGGAGCGGAACCGGAACTGAGTCCCGGCACGGCGAAGGCCCCGGGACCGGGTGCGGTCCGCGGGGCCTCGTGTGCCGGGGGGGGCGGTGCGTCAGTCGTTGACCGCGTGGTTGCCGAAGGCCGGGTTGAGCACACCGATCACGTTGACGCTGTCGCCGGTCACGTTGACGGGGACGTGCACCGGGACCTCGGCGTGGTTGCCGGAGCCGACGCCCGGGGACTGGGTGGCCGCGCCGTTGGCGTCCGCGTCGGCGAACGCGGCACCGGCGGAGCCGCCCGCGGCGATGCCGGCGACGGCGACGGCCAGGGCGGCCTTCTTGGCGATGTTCATGGGAAGTGTTCCTCCTGCGGAAAATGTCGTGCGCGACCCCAGCCGTGGGGTCGCACGCTGGGAAACGCCTGGGCCGTCCGGATGACACGGGGCGCCGGGGCGATGCCCTCGTTCGGATCAATCAGCGTGCGAACAGCGGAACTTGAGGGCGCGTGAGGCGTTGGGCGCCGCCCGCGAGGACCCTCCACCACGCGGGACCGGCCCCCCGGGGACGTGCTCCGGGGGGCCGGTGGTCGCCGCTGGGACGTGCGTCAGCTGTTGACGCCGTCGTTCGCGAAGGCCGGGTTGAGGGCGCCGATGACGGACACGGTGTTGCCGACCGCGTTCACGGGAACGTGCACCGGGGCCTGAACCAGGTTGCCGGAGCCGACGCCGGGCGACTTGACGGCCTCGCCGTTCGCGTGGGCGCCGCCGCTCGTGGCGGACGCCATACCGGCACCGGCGGCGACGAGGCCACCCGCTACGAGCGTGACGGCCGCGGCCTTCTTCAGGTTCTTCACTTCTTGACCCTCCTTGCGATCGCCGCGACCAGCCGTCGCGGCACGCACTGGAGAACGGTCGGGCGGGCCGCAGGATGCGCCGTGTGCGGAATACTCACACGACGGTATGAATCTCAGACCGGAAGGCGACGGTCCGCGCTGACTCCGCTCCGTGTGCGCCGGAGCCGCCCCGTCAGCCCGTCACTCCGTGCCGAACTGCCCAGAGCGCGGCCTGCGTCCGGTCGGCGAGGTCCAGTTTCATCAGGATGTTCGAGACGTGGGTCTTGACGGTCTTCTCGGAGAGGACGAGGGCGCGGGCGATCTCGCGGTTCGAGCGGCCGTCGGCGATCAGCCCGAGGACCTCGCGCTCGCGCTCGGTGAGCGAACCGCCCCTGCCCTGGGAGCCGTTGGCCTCCTCCTGGGTGAGCAGCGCGCCCGCCACCTCGGGCTGGAGCAGCACGTGCCCCGCGTGCACCGAGCGGATGGCGCCTGCGAGGGCGTCCGGGTCGACGTCCTTGTAGACGTAGCCCGCGGCGCCCGCGCGCAGGGCGGGGACGACCGTGCGCTGCTCGGTGAAGCTGGTGACGATGAGGACGCGCGCGGGGTTGGCCAGTTCGCGGAGCTTGCGCAGCGCCTCGACGCCGTCCATGACCGGCATCTTGACGTCCATCAGGACGACGTCCGGCTTCAACTCCTCGGCCCGTGCCACGCCTTCGGCGCCGTCCGACGCCTCGCCGACGACCTCGATGTCCTCCTGGATCTCCAGGAACGTACGCAGACCGCGGCGGACCACCTGGTGGTCGTCGACCAGCAGTACCCGGATTCCGGTCTTCGAGTTCTGCGCAGTGTCAGCCACCGGGGACCTCCATCTCGATCGTCGTACCCTTGCCGGGCTCCGATTCCACGGTCAGCCGTCCGCCGACCCCGTCGGCCCTGTCCCGCATGGAGACCAGGCCCAAGTGACGCCCCGCGCGCCGTATGGCGGTCGGGTCGAAGCCGCTGCCGTCGTCGATGACGCGCAGGACGGCTCCGGCGCCGCGCTTCTCCAGGACCACCGCCACGTGCCCGGCCGCCGAGTGGCGCAGCGCGTTGTGCAGGGCCTCCTGGGCGACCCGGAGCATGGCTTCCTCTTGTGAGGCGGGCAGGGCCCGTACGCCGTTGCTCTCGAAGGTGACCCGGGCGGAGTGCGCGCGGTGCAGCACCTGGGTGTGCGTACGCAACGTGGCCACCAGGCCGTCCTCGTCGAGGGCCGCGGGGCGCAACTCCACGACGGCCGCGCGCAGTTCGTCCGCCGCCTCGGCCGCGAGGGTCGCGACCTGCTGCAGTTCGCCCTTGGCCCGCGACGGGTCGCGGTCCACCAGGGCGGCCGCTGCCTGGGCCGTCAGGCGCAGCGAGAAGAGCTTCTGGCTGACGGCGTCGTGCAGTTCGTGGGCGAGGCGCGAGCGCTCCTCGGCGATGGTCAGCTCGCGGCTGCGCTCGTAGAGGCGGGCGTTGGTGAGGGCGATCGCCGCGTGCTGGGCGAGGATGGAGAGCAGGTCCTCGTCGTCCGCGGTGAAGCCGCAGCCGCCCTGCGGCTTGACGCACTTCTTGTTGGCGAGGAAGAGCGCGCCGAGGGTCTCGTCCCCGTAGCGGATCGGCAGGCCGAGGAAGTCGGACATGTCCGGGTGCGCGGCGGGCCAGCCCTCGAAGCGCGGGTCCTGGCGCACGTCGGCCAGGCGCTCGGGCTCCGCCTTGCGGAGCATCGCGGCGAGGATGCCGTGCTGGCGGGGCAGCGGCCCGATCGCCTTCCACTGCTCGTCGCTCACGCCGTCGACGACGAACTGGGCGAACCCTCCGTGGTCGTCGGGGACCCCCAGGGCGGCGTACTCGGCGTCGAGCAGCTCGCGGGCCGAGGCGACGATCGTCTTGAGGACGTCGCGCACCTCCAGCTGCCTGCTCATGGCCAGCAGCGCGGAGCTCACCGCGGTCAGCCCTGATCGGGGTCCTTGGCTCATGGCCTCACCGTACCGGCGGGGTGTGACGGTGCGTATCGGACCTGTGGTGGCCCCCGCCTAGGGCCCGGGGACTAGGCCCATGGGCCCGGCCTAGTCCGAAGGGCCCCGGGGAGTTACGGCCCGCGTACGAGGTGTGAGGAGGGCGCCCGTTCCTACGGTGAAGGCCGGACGAACCGAGGGGACGATGTCATGCCGGTGGCGATCATTACGGGGGCTTCCAAGGGGCTCGGGCGCGCGCTCGGCGCGGCGCTCGCGGAGAGCGGCTGGAATCTGGTGCTCGACGCCAGAACCTCCGGGGTGCTCCAGGAGTCCGCGACGTATGTAGGGGAGCGTGCGAGGGACGGCGCGCGCGTGGAGGCGCTCGCCGGGGACGTCCAGGACGCGGGGCACCGTGCCGCGCTGGTGGCCGCCGCGCGCCGCCTGGGCGGCCTGGACCTGCTGGTGAACAACGCGAGCGCGCTGGGCGCCGAGCCGCTCGTGCGCCTGGCGGGGCTCCCGCTCGACGGGCTGCGGGCCGCCCTGGAGACGAACGTGGTGGCGGCGCTCGGCCTGGTCCAGGAGGCGCTGCCGCTGCTGCGGGCGTCCGGGGGCGCGGTGCTGAACGTCAGCTCGGACGCGGCCGTCGACGCGTACGAGACGTGGGGCGGGTACGGCGCGTCCAAGGCCGCTCTGGACCACCTCTCGGCGGTGCTCGGGGTGGAGGAGCCGGGGATCCGGGTGTGGTCCTTCGACCCCGGGGACATGCGGACGGATCTGTACCGGGCGGCGGTGCCCGCCGACGATCCTTCCGGGCGGCCGCTCCCTGAGGAGGTGGTGCCCGCCTTCCTCGACGTCATCACCCGGCGTCCCGCCAGCGGGCGCTACACGGCTCCCGCCCTGCTCGCGGGTGCCCGATGAGCATGCTCGGTGCCGCGCGGCACGTGCCCGCCGCGCTGCTCGCCCGGGTGCCCGCCGAGCAACGGGGGCCCGGGCTCGGCAGGGACGCGGTGCGGCTGCTCGTGTCGCGCGGCACCGCGGTGAGCCATCACGCGTTCGCCGAGCTGCCCACGCTGCTGCGCGCCGGGGACCTGCTCGTCGTCAATACGTCGCGCACCCTGCCCGCCGCCGTCGACGGGCGGCTCGGGCACGCGCGCGTGGTGGTGCACTTCTCCACGCGGGGCGAGGGCGGCCGCTGGGCGGTGGAGCTGCGTGATCCGGACGGGAAGGGCACGACACGCGCGCGTGCGGGTGGTCCGGCCGGTGCGGTGGTGCGACTGCCCGGGGACGTACCCCTTGTCTGTGAGGAGCGGCTCGCGGAGGGGAGCGGGCGGCTGTGGTGGGTGCGGGTGTCGGCGGACGTGCCCGGGCTGCTGCGGCGGCACGGGCGGCCCATCCGGTACTCCTATACGGACAGGGACCAGCCGCTCTCCGCGCACCAGACCGTCTTCGCGCTGCCGTCGCCGGACGGCGCGGGCAGCGCGGAGATGCCGAGCGCGGGGCGGCCCTTCACGGCCGCACTCGTGGCGGAGCTGGTGAGCAGGGGCGTGCAGTTCGCGCCCGTCACGCTGCACACCGGCGTCGCGTCGCAGGAGGCGCACGAGCCGCCCTACCCGGAGCTCTTCGAGGTGCCGCTGCCTTCGGCACGGCTGATCAACGCGGCGAAGGCGGGCGGGGGCCGGGTCGTGGCGGTCGGGACGACGGCCGTGCGGGCCGTGGAGTCCGCGGCGGGCTCCGACGGCGTGGTCCGCGCGGCGGCGGGCCGCACCGATCTCCTGGTGACACCGGAGCGCGGGGTGCGCGTGGTGGACGGGCTGCTCACGGGGCTGCACGAGCCGGCGGCCTCACATCTGCTGATGCTGGAGGCGGTCGCGGGGCGCGCGGCGGTCGACCGTGGCTACGCGGAGGCGGTACGCCGTCTCTACCTTTGGCACGAGTTCGGCGACGCGCACCTCATCCTCCGGGAGGACGCTCCTCACTGTGAGCGTTGCTGAGGCAACTCCTGGTGAGACTGTTACGCGGTCGATGTGAGCCCGCGCATAGGACGCACATCACGTACGAAGGTCCCTAGTGGATAAGGAATCCCTTAATACGTGGGGGGTGCGAGGGTGTCCCCGGCATCGGCGCACCCCCTGATCCACTACCCGGGATCGTACGTCACGTCTTTGCCACAGAATTTTGCTGCCGCTAAGAATTGCTCCCGTCGCTCGGCGCCGCGGTCTCGCACCGCGGCGTTTGTGCCGGAAGCAGTCGTCCCCGCCGGACCAGAGCGACCTCCCCTATTCGAAGAGGTCCCACTCGCATGTCCCAGCACACCACCCCTGGTCATAGTCGCTCCACCGTGACCAAGGCCCAGAAGTTCTCGATCGCCGGTGTCGCCACGCTCGGCGCCGCCGCCCTCGCGTTCTCCCTCGTGCCGGGCAGCTCCGAGGCCGGGGCCCAGGCCGCCGACGTCTCCCCCGTGGCCTTCGCCGCGTCGACGAGCGCGCAGCAGACGGTCCACGCCAGCGTCACCAAGCAGCAGTCCAACGCCGACAAGCAGGCCAAGGACGCCGCCGCGAAGGCCGCCGCGGACAAGAAGAAGGCCGACGAGGCCAAGAAGGCCGCCGACGAGGCCGCCGCGAAGAAGAAGGCCGAGGACGAGCGCAAGGTCAAGGAGGCCGCCAGCCGCGCCGCCGCCCGCAAGCCCGTCTACGCCAACAACCTCGACGGCTGGATCCGCCAGTCCCTGGACATCATGAAGGCCAAGGGCATCCCCGGTTCCTACGAGGGCCTGCACCGCAACATCATGCGCGAGTCGACGGGCAACCCGAACGCCATGAACGGCTGGGACGTCAACGCCCAGAACGGCACCCCGTCGATCGGCCTGCTCCAGGTCATCCAGCCGACGTTCAACGCGTACCACGTCGAGGGCACGTCGACGAACATCTACGACCCGGTCGCCAACATCACCGCCGCGGCCAACTACGCGGCCGACAAGTACGGCTCGATGGACAACGTGAACGGCGCCTACTGAGCCCCTGAACAGGGGACCTCTTCAGCGAGGCTCAGCGAACGACGCCGAAGGGCGGCACCCCGTGCGGGGTGCCGCCCTTCTTCGTGTGTCCGGTGTGTCCCGGCCGGTTACTTGCGCATGACCTCGGGCTCGTGGCGCCGCAGCAGACGGGCGACCGCGAAGCCGCAGGCGACGCCGAGCAGCAGGAGGACCGTGATGTTGAGGCCCCACTGGCCGACCGAGTGCTCCCAGAGCGGGTCCAGGTCGTTCGGCTTCTTCGGGTCCCACGGCGGCATCAGGTGCGCGAGGTCGAGCGTGGCGCCCGCGCCCGCGATGGCCCAGCGGGACGGCATCAGCCAGGCGAACTGCTCGAGACCCGGCGAGCCGTAGATCTGGAAGAGGACGCCGGTGAACACGACCTGGACGATCGCGAACATCACCAGGAGCGGCATGGTCTTCTCGGAAGTCTTCACCAGCGAGGAGATGACCAGGCCGAACATCATCGACGTGAAGCCGAGCGCGATGATGACCAGGCAGATCTCCACGGCGGGGGGCATGATCAGCCCCTCCTCCGGCAGCTCGCGCGGGGCGAAGCCGATGCCGCAGATGATGACGCCCTGGAAGGCCGTGATCAGGCCGAGGACGATGACCTTGGACATCAGGTACG contains:
- a CDS encoding S-adenosylmethionine:tRNA ribosyltransferase-isomerase; amino-acid sequence: MSMLGAARHVPAALLARVPAEQRGPGLGRDAVRLLVSRGTAVSHHAFAELPTLLRAGDLLVVNTSRTLPAAVDGRLGHARVVVHFSTRGEGGRWAVELRDPDGKGTTRARAGGPAGAVVRLPGDVPLVCEERLAEGSGRLWWVRVSADVPGLLRRHGRPIRYSYTDRDQPLSAHQTVFALPSPDGAGSAEMPSAGRPFTAALVAELVSRGVQFAPVTLHTGVASQEAHEPPYPELFEVPLPSARLINAAKAGGGRVVAVGTTAVRAVESAAGSDGVVRAAAGRTDLLVTPERGVRVVDGLLTGLHEPAASHLLMLEAVAGRAAVDRGYAEAVRRLYLWHEFGDAHLILREDAPHCERC
- a CDS encoding GAF domain-containing sensor histidine kinase, whose protein sequence is MSQGPRSGLTAVSSALLAMSRQLEVRDVLKTIVASARELLDAEYAALGVPDDHGGFAQFVVDGVSDEQWKAIGPLPRQHGILAAMLRKAEPERLADVRQDPRFEGWPAAHPDMSDFLGLPIRYGDETLGALFLANKKCVKPQGGCGFTADDEDLLSILAQHAAIALTNARLYERSRELTIAEERSRLAHELHDAVSQKLFSLRLTAQAAAALVDRDPSRAKGELQQVATLAAEAADELRAAVVELRPAALDEDGLVATLRTHTQVLHRAHSARVTFESNGVRALPASQEEAMLRVAQEALHNALRHSAAGHVAVVLEKRGAGAVLRVIDDGSGFDPTAIRRAGRHLGLVSMRDRADGVGGRLTVESEPGKGTTIEMEVPGG
- a CDS encoding chaplin is translated as MKNLKKAAAVTLVAGGLVAAGAGMASATSGGAHANGEAVKSPGVGSGNLVQAPVHVPVNAVGNTVSVIGALNPAFANDGVNS
- a CDS encoding chaplin codes for the protein MNIAKKAALAVAVAGIAAGGSAGAAFADADANGAATQSPGVGSGNHAEVPVHVPVNVTGDSVNVIGVLNPAFGNHAVND
- a CDS encoding SDR family NAD(P)-dependent oxidoreductase, which codes for MPVAIITGASKGLGRALGAALAESGWNLVLDARTSGVLQESATYVGERARDGARVEALAGDVQDAGHRAALVAAARRLGGLDLLVNNASALGAEPLVRLAGLPLDGLRAALETNVVAALGLVQEALPLLRASGGAVLNVSSDAAVDAYETWGGYGASKAALDHLSAVLGVEEPGIRVWSFDPGDMRTDLYRAAVPADDPSGRPLPEEVVPAFLDVITRRPASGRYTAPALLAGAR
- a CDS encoding transglycosylase SLT domain-containing protein, with product MSQHTTPGHSRSTVTKAQKFSIAGVATLGAAALAFSLVPGSSEAGAQAADVSPVAFAASTSAQQTVHASVTKQQSNADKQAKDAAAKAAADKKKADEAKKAADEAAAKKKAEDERKVKEAASRAAARKPVYANNLDGWIRQSLDIMKAKGIPGSYEGLHRNIMRESTGNPNAMNGWDVNAQNGTPSIGLLQVIQPTFNAYHVEGTSTNIYDPVANITAAANYAADKYGSMDNVNGAY
- a CDS encoding response regulator gives rise to the protein MADTAQNSKTGIRVLLVDDHQVVRRGLRTFLEIQEDIEVVGEASDGAEGVARAEELKPDVVLMDVKMPVMDGVEALRKLRELANPARVLIVTSFTEQRTVVPALRAGAAGYVYKDVDPDALAGAIRSVHAGHVLLQPEVAGALLTQEEANGSQGRGGSLTEREREVLGLIADGRSNREIARALVLSEKTVKTHVSNILMKLDLADRTQAALWAVRHGVTG